In Polaribacter sp. L3A8, a genomic segment contains:
- a CDS encoding sialidase family protein, protein MKKVLHIVYFTLFFIGCFQVKAQTINYKKEAALKNSNFYEIVNKTRKQFIEKSKYSRKAETRLEKKEKKQFERWVWIWKDRVNADGTFPKEAVNKQDYLNLLENKANTLARSSSTTKPWTQIGPTEIVTKNGNFDYPGPGRVDIVAVDPTDSDIMYVGTPSGGLWKTTDKGITWSPKTDNLAGMGVTDIIIDPTNTNILYMATGDRDSKHVSSIGLFKSTDAGDTWTVLPDFSFSLSDNEYIRDISFLPGTSTTILALTNDRIRKSTDSGATWYDATFTHANDYFEEFQTIVFQPLITNNIVVSDVWGGLWYSTDAGNSFVQHTVFKAADAGGNYPTQNILRLATTPADTDHFYGIDQNGMFKKYRFAFDNTAADLIKSKHVTAKIFGTDTPFDSQHGYIQCIALSPADEENLMVGGVQGWKSTDNGDTFTPILNAYSNPLPAGQIHVHADHHFLLFTDDTHIINGNDAGLRMGSFSPASDADFPDISSGLIITQSYNIAITHGLNGDDYMMANQDNDGFSKVLQGGTQKWVAAVAGDGTATAIDISNPNIRYLGGTNGQLNRTDNGYADGYDSAIKILRSDEANASFISPIATHPTNANIIYVGHGDVKRTTDKGGNVDLEYNPSDSDTFTALNSGLTKTEFLDVSLNNAAVRIFAIGEVAEVSTLKRSVNDGATWSTIASPSGVKINSVYAVPNTNTVYATVKSYSAGNKVYKSTNNGNTWSNISGNLPNIIMFKVILDPNKNNETIYLATEIGVYFTDNSTTNWSKLGTDLPNVRISDIKISPNNGNIYVGTFGRGMWVYNDQKYFDNTDPANVYWSDVSSWEGKTLPTTTDDVFIKAAEEVTLDSNGAVAKSIEIADSGFLYIEKNADLTIENNFDSNSANSAVNIYSDAADSGVLIVKGNSTGNITYVRGGLIDNKWNLITPPVSGQTVKDFAENAGNDIRKNTDTGTDPNRYAIAKYNDANNAGEKWEYFDVNVGNGVQFEKGIGYSVSRSTNTTTGQVSFTGTIQTGSLNINATHDKWVAVGNPYTAYYPANKGTSGDFVLENTAKLAIDAPAVYVWESSQEKYVAFTNDASADIKVLTPGQGFFIKMKPSGTDEMVAFNNAYLGTKTSLTGSHTFSKTAETTPFIKLFITKGEIKVNTNVIFSKDATIGFDAGKDIVNFNSSAFDLTTKLLDNSSDKDYTIQSIPNNDYENQIVPLNLTGKANDKIMFSALASNLPEGIKIFLEDKETGSSYQLSETENYTLTLTSDASGFGRFYVHFSKQVLDVVDIDATKIQIYNNNNSLQINGTTGSLKIDLFDINGKRVFNQNQTSNKFSPVDLNGFSKGVYLVKVTSEGKSVSKKIIIN, encoded by the coding sequence ATGAAAAAAGTATTACACATCGTTTATTTTACTTTATTTTTTATTGGTTGCTTTCAAGTAAAGGCACAAACAATAAATTATAAAAAAGAGGCAGCTTTAAAGAATAGTAATTTTTATGAGATTGTAAATAAAACAAGAAAGCAGTTTATAGAAAAAAGCAAATACTCAAGAAAAGCTGAAACTCGATTAGAGAAAAAAGAAAAAAAACAATTTGAACGTTGGGTTTGGATTTGGAAAGATAGAGTAAATGCAGACGGTACTTTTCCTAAAGAAGCAGTAAACAAACAAGACTATTTAAATTTATTAGAAAACAAGGCTAATACACTAGCAAGATCTTCTTCTACAACAAAACCTTGGACACAAATTGGACCAACAGAAATTGTAACTAAAAATGGAAACTTCGATTACCCTGGTCCTGGTAGAGTAGATATTGTAGCGGTAGATCCAACAGATTCAGATATTATGTATGTAGGTACTCCTTCCGGTGGATTATGGAAAACCACAGATAAAGGAATTACATGGTCTCCAAAAACTGATAATCTTGCTGGTATGGGAGTTACAGATATCATCATAGATCCAACAAATACAAATATTCTCTATATGGCAACTGGAGATAGAGATAGCAAACACGTTAGCTCTATAGGTTTATTTAAGTCAACTGATGCTGGAGACACTTGGACAGTTTTACCTGATTTCAGTTTTTCACTAAGTGATAATGAATACATTAGAGATATCAGTTTTCTTCCTGGAACATCTACTACAATTCTTGCTTTAACAAATGACAGAATAAGAAAATCTACAGATAGTGGTGCTACATGGTACGATGCAACATTTACGCATGCAAATGATTATTTTGAAGAATTTCAAACAATTGTTTTTCAACCACTTATCACTAACAATATTGTTGTTTCTGATGTTTGGGGAGGCTTATGGTATTCTACTGATGCGGGAAACAGTTTTGTACAACATACTGTATTCAAAGCTGCAGATGCGGGAGGAAATTATCCAACACAAAACATATTAAGACTTGCAACCACACCAGCAGATACCGATCATTTTTATGGAATAGATCAAAATGGTATGTTCAAAAAATATCGATTTGCTTTTGATAACACTGCTGCAGATTTAATTAAATCTAAACATGTTACAGCAAAAATTTTTGGTACTGACACACCATTTGATTCTCAACATGGGTATATACAATGTATCGCACTTTCTCCAGCCGATGAAGAGAACTTAATGGTGGGTGGTGTACAAGGATGGAAGTCTACAGATAATGGAGATACTTTTACTCCTATTTTAAATGCATATTCTAATCCACTACCTGCTGGTCAAATTCACGTGCATGCAGATCATCACTTTTTATTATTTACAGATGATACTCATATTATTAATGGAAATGATGCAGGACTTAGAATGGGGTCTTTTTCACCAGCTTCAGATGCAGATTTCCCTGATATTTCTAGCGGATTAATTATAACACAATCTTATAATATTGCAATTACTCATGGTTTAAATGGCGATGATTATATGATGGCAAACCAAGATAATGATGGTTTTTCTAAAGTTTTACAAGGCGGAACACAAAAATGGGTTGCCGCAGTTGCAGGAGATGGAACAGCAACAGCTATAGATATTTCAAACCCGAATATAAGATACCTAGGGGGAACAAATGGACAATTAAATAGAACCGATAATGGGTATGCAGATGGGTATGATTCTGCTATTAAAATTCTTAGATCAGACGAAGCAAATGCATCATTTATTTCTCCTATAGCTACGCATCCAACAAACGCTAACATCATATATGTAGGTCATGGAGATGTAAAAAGAACTACAGATAAAGGAGGTAATGTTGACCTTGAATATAATCCATCAGACTCTGATACTTTTACAGCGCTTAACTCGGGATTAACAAAAACAGAATTTTTAGACGTTTCTCTTAATAATGCTGCTGTTAGAATATTTGCAATTGGAGAAGTTGCAGAAGTTTCTACACTTAAAAGAAGTGTAAATGACGGAGCAACTTGGTCTACCATAGCAAGCCCTAGTGGTGTTAAGATTAATAGTGTATATGCCGTACCTAATACAAACACAGTATATGCAACAGTAAAAAGTTACAGTGCAGGAAACAAGGTGTATAAAAGTACAAATAACGGAAATACTTGGTCAAATATTAGCGGTAACTTACCTAATATCATTATGTTTAAAGTTATTTTAGACCCTAATAAAAATAATGAAACTATTTATTTAGCTACAGAAATAGGTGTTTATTTTACTGACAACTCTACTACTAATTGGTCTAAACTAGGTACAGATTTGCCAAATGTAAGAATCAGTGATATTAAGATAAGTCCAAATAACGGAAACATTTATGTAGGTACTTTTGGTAGAGGAATGTGGGTATATAATGACCAAAAATATTTTGACAATACTGATCCTGCAAACGTATATTGGTCAGATGTTTCTAGTTGGGAAGGTAAAACTTTACCTACAACTACAGACGATGTTTTTATAAAAGCGGCCGAAGAGGTAACTTTAGATTCTAATGGAGCAGTTGCAAAATCTATAGAAATTGCAGATAGTGGCTTTTTATATATTGAAAAAAATGCCGATTTAACAATTGAAAATAATTTTGATTCAAATTCTGCAAATAGCGCTGTAAACATCTATTCTGATGCAGCTGATAGTGGTGTATTAATTGTAAAAGGAAATAGCACAGGTAACATAACCTATGTTAGAGGTGGTTTAATCGATAACAAATGGAATCTTATTACGCCTCCTGTTTCAGGTCAAACGGTTAAAGATTTTGCTGAAAACGCAGGTAATGATATCAGAAAGAATACAGATACTGGTACAGATCCAAATAGATATGCAATTGCTAAATATAATGATGCCAATAATGCAGGCGAGAAATGGGAGTATTTTGATGTAAATGTTGGTAATGGAGTTCAATTTGAAAAAGGTATTGGATATTCAGTATCTAGAAGTACTAATACAACTACAGGACAAGTAAGCTTTACAGGTACTATACAAACAGGTTCTTTAAACATAAATGCTACGCATGATAAATGGGTGGCAGTTGGTAATCCTTACACAGCATATTACCCAGCTAATAAAGGTACTTCTGGAGATTTTGTTTTAGAAAATACAGCAAAACTTGCCATTGATGCACCTGCTGTATATGTTTGGGAAAGCAGCCAAGAAAAATATGTTGCTTTTACAAATGATGCTTCTGCAGATATAAAAGTACTAACACCAGGACAAGGATTTTTTATAAAAATGAAACCTTCAGGAACTGACGAAATGGTTGCTTTTAACAATGCATATTTAGGCACTAAAACATCTTTAACAGGCAGTCATACTTTTAGTAAAACAGCAGAAACAACACCTTTTATAAAATTATTTATTACAAAAGGAGAAATAAAAGTAAACACCAATGTTATCTTTTCTAAAGATGCAACTATAGGGTTTGATGCAGGAAAAGATATTGTAAATTTCAACTCGTCTGCATTTGATTTAACAACTAAGTTATTAGACAACTCTAGCGATAAAGATTACACAATACAGTCTATACCTAATAACGATTACGAAAATCAAATAGTTCCTTTAAACCTTACTGGAAAAGCTAATGATAAAATTATGTTTTCTGCTTTAGCAAGTAACTTACCAGAAGGTATTAAAATCTTTTTAGAAGATAAAGAAACAGGTAGTTCTTATCAATTAAGCGAAACAGAAAACTACACATTAACATTAACTAGTGATGCTAGTGGTTTTGGACGTTTTTATGTTCATTTTTCTAAACAAGTATTAGATGTTGTTGATATTGATGCAACTAAAATTCAGATTTATAATAACAATAATTCTTTACAAATTAACGGAACAACTGGTAGCCTAAAAATTGATTTATTTGACATCAACGGTAAACGTGTTTTTAATCAAAACCAAACTTCAAACAAATTTAGTCCAGTAGATTTAAACGGTTTTTCTAAAGGTGTTTACCTTGTAAAGGTTACTTCTGAAGGAAAATCAGTTTCTAAAAAAATAATTATAAATTAA
- a CDS encoding LysR family transcriptional regulator, with product MKTKLLIFKTVANYLSFTKAAEQLFISQPAISKSVRNLEETYKTTFFIRKRNSIELTNEGKAFLIYTNKILEIYAEMENQFLHKNETYPDLIKFGVSTTLANYIMPKIISKFRVQYPKTKFEITARNSDDVEELILNQKLNFGIIEGKNTNRKLQFSKFMKDEIVLVTNAKNNTYKKGIITIETLQEVPFIMREMGSGTREIVFEHLDKYQVKRLNTVVTLNSTEAIKNYLLNSDNFAFISIHAISDDLMNNKLKIIDVKDLTIERWFYFVSRTGYQSNLMNYFENYTLNNHNF from the coding sequence ATGAAAACAAAACTCCTTATTTTTAAAACGGTTGCAAACTATTTAAGTTTTACAAAAGCTGCAGAACAATTATTTATCTCTCAGCCTGCCATTTCTAAATCTGTACGAAATTTAGAAGAAACCTACAAAACCACCTTTTTTATAAGAAAAAGAAACTCCATAGAATTAACAAATGAAGGAAAAGCTTTTTTAATTTATACCAATAAAATTTTAGAAATTTATGCAGAAATGGAAAATCAATTTTTGCATAAAAATGAAACCTATCCCGATTTAATAAAATTTGGAGTTAGTACCACATTGGCAAATTATATAATGCCAAAAATAATTTCAAAATTTAGAGTACAATATCCAAAAACAAAATTTGAAATTACGGCGAGAAATTCAGACGATGTTGAAGAACTCATCTTAAACCAAAAACTAAATTTCGGAATTATAGAAGGTAAAAACACCAATCGTAAATTACAATTTAGCAAGTTTATGAAAGATGAAATTGTTTTGGTTACCAATGCTAAAAACAACACATATAAAAAAGGAATTATTACCATAGAAACACTGCAAGAAGTACCATTTATTATGCGAGAAATGGGCTCTGGAACAAGAGAAATTGTATTTGAGCATTTAGACAAATACCAAGTTAAAAGACTAAATACCGTTGTAACTTTAAATAGCACAGAAGCTATTAAAAACTATCTTTTAAATTCAGACAATTTTGCCTTCATCTCTATTCATGCTATCTCAGATGATTTAATGAATAACAAGCTTAAAATCATTGATGTAAAGGATTTAACTATAGAACGATGGTTTTATTTTGTCTCTAGAACAGGATATCAATCTAATTTAATGAACTACTTTGAGAATTACACATTAAACAACCATAACTTTTAG
- a CDS encoding YeiH family protein, which yields MKTKVSKIIFLLIIIITFFGSINSPTALLLGFVFAIIFKNPFKTKSYKAIHLLLKLAVIGLGFGMLIKETLTTSKQAFCLTFLSIILTVSLGLLLTKLFKIDKKLGHLITSGTSICGGSAIAAIAPVIKADSKPISVALGIIFLLNSIALFVFPAIGHFLHLSQEQFGLWCAIAIHDTSSVVGAALSYGDEALKIATTVKLSRTLWIIPLSILSMFLFKTKGDKIKIPYFILLFVLAIFINSYHIIPTTVTNEIVFYSKRILVVTLFLVGATISTKDLKTTDLNPILLALSLWIFISIFSLIYIIY from the coding sequence ATGAAAACTAAAGTATCTAAAATAATCTTCCTCTTAATTATTATAATCACTTTCTTTGGATCAATAAATAGTCCTACAGCTTTATTACTCGGTTTTGTATTTGCTATCATTTTTAAAAACCCTTTTAAAACAAAAAGTTATAAAGCAATTCACCTCCTTTTAAAATTAGCGGTTATAGGTTTGGGCTTTGGAATGCTAATTAAAGAAACATTAACAACAAGCAAACAAGCCTTTTGCCTTACTTTTCTATCAATTATCTTAACAGTAAGTTTAGGGCTGTTATTAACTAAATTATTTAAAATTGATAAAAAACTAGGGCATTTAATTACTTCTGGAACTTCTATTTGCGGAGGGAGTGCCATTGCTGCTATTGCTCCAGTAATAAAAGCAGACAGTAAGCCAATAAGTGTTGCTTTAGGTATTATTTTCTTATTAAACTCTATCGCATTGTTTGTTTTTCCTGCAATAGGTCATTTTTTACATTTAAGTCAAGAACAATTTGGTTTATGGTGTGCAATAGCCATACACGATACTAGTTCTGTTGTTGGTGCTGCTTTAAGTTATGGTGATGAAGCTTTAAAGATTGCAACCACCGTAAAACTATCTAGAACACTTTGGATTATTCCATTATCTATTTTATCAATGTTTTTGTTTAAAACAAAAGGTGATAAAATTAAAATTCCGTATTTTATTTTACTTTTTGTACTCGCTATTTTTATAAACAGCTATCATATAATTCCTACTACCGTAACTAATGAAATTGTATTTTATTCTAAAAGAATATTAGTAGTAACCTTATTTCTAGTGGGAGCAACAATTTCTACAAAAGATTTAAAAACAACAGACTTAAACCCCATTCTATTGGCTTTAAGTCTGTGGATTTTTATCTCTATTTTTTCACTTATATATATTATTTATTAA
- a CDS encoding PKD domain-containing protein → MKIKKPLSFNHKRKIYYISFLLICGVLLNTYADLSNTKLVDFLANVPISVSGSTKNTIKPIVAPTVSFTFTNNNNACSGEEIQFTSDVSGATGDLTYSWDFGDGITSDEENPIHIFEALGCSSIDFDVTLTVTDDTGTSDLVLQTISVLEKPDVEFGDVDGKGFNKCDNTSSTSADYPIQVKNISDITALSCVNNISIDWGDGTSGISNATFPISHTYTSVGSYLMKITAEGNNGCKNEKIYTVSNSSNLVGGFSLPAIKGTQCAPEYNFAILNWGENSDDTEYTVDFGDGEEKTFTHAQLKSIDPTGLKDFPVIYNYTKGSCPTADGKYTAKLTVKNACYERSWTIDNIFIIQASIPDFETIDRGCINESISFKNISTILDNLDCKDEAKFTWNFGDGTPEVIETSKTTESHTFTTPGTYTVSLTVQGTCNPVTITKKIEILDKPVITNTDLTQEICSTESIAEINLTANITGTTFSWTATASSTDITGFTASGDTDVIPVERLSNGSDIIGFVTYTVTPRSDICDGEPVEFVITVNPAPVFTSQPASSEICLDGTATLLEVEHKNGTGTPTYQWFSNTSNSAIGGTPVGTDPTFVPPTNAAGTTHYYVEVTFPTGVCAKITSNVAKVVVVPQLIVDSVSLPQTICIGGTTPLEITYTNGTGTPSYKWFSNTSNTNTGGTEVAVTTDNTYTPDAFTTNGDFYFYVEISLNGNGCSSNVSEPFKVTVIPDPIIITQPIVSQEVCQGATTLTPLTVTTTSETSSDKNYQWYKNEDDNNTTGTAIAGATFATHTPTTTDDGTFYYYVVVSQPESGCSITSDTSKLIINPTPIITDQPDSYTLCLGEGATALEVVYDNGTGTLEWFSNTVNSAIGGTSVSTKDTYTPSVDVPGTIYYYVKITFPPGGCSSDITSEVASVTVNETPVITLASKQDISCFGDTTGSIDIDVSGGSLPYTYSWTTTDGSGLNTSVEDQTTLTSGTYNVIVTDKLGCSRNQSIVIEELSSEIEVTVAKTNIDPCIGSNFGTIDLTVTGGITPYKISWSNLANGFSLTNLPADTYVATITDANNCEKIVSIEITQTNFAIAPDVTPITCIDANNATISLNLTGDTTNVTVLWNDDAGAGVNRTGLSPGTYTVNIEDTVAGGCPIEETFIITNPSEITVSETLTDDTDCNIVGNGSIALSVFGGQSPYTYLWDTGEITPNLANLPAGDYSVEITDTNGCTIIKQFNIFRQEPLDLDLEETVITDCGLATVSHTTIAKITGGISPYTYEWSDGTTDTNFTTTESGTYTLKITDANGCTKSETITVNLPKIDETDFNYNSSTLETYNLLSIQDPIQFQYVSLSTSTYSSITWDFGDGSPIVRDEEAPSYTYDKVGTFKVTLKIIYGTGCAITKEYDLNITTGYLLISPTAFTPNNDGYNETIRPSFRGLSEIEMTIYNTWGIAIYTEKDIDLELKGWDGTIKGVPSENGNYIMVVKALTFYNKAITTSTPITLIK, encoded by the coding sequence ATGAAAATTAAAAAACCATTGTCCTTTAATCACAAAAGGAAAATTTACTACATTTCTTTTTTATTGATTTGTGGAGTACTATTAAATACCTATGCAGATTTAAGCAATACTAAACTAGTTGACTTTTTAGCAAACGTACCTATAAGTGTTTCTGGCAGTACTAAAAACACTATTAAACCAATAGTAGCACCAACAGTTAGTTTTACGTTTACAAATAATAATAATGCTTGTTCTGGTGAAGAAATACAATTTACAAGCGATGTATCTGGAGCAACAGGAGACCTAACGTATAGTTGGGATTTTGGTGATGGTATTACTTCTGATGAAGAAAACCCTATCCATATTTTTGAAGCGCTTGGTTGTTCTTCTATAGATTTTGACGTAACCTTAACGGTTACCGATGACACAGGAACTTCTGACCTTGTTTTACAAACAATTTCTGTACTAGAAAAACCAGATGTAGAATTTGGTGATGTAGATGGAAAAGGTTTTAATAAGTGTGACAACACCTCATCTACAAGTGCAGATTACCCTATTCAAGTTAAAAATATTTCTGATATTACCGCACTTAGTTGTGTTAATAATATTTCTATAGATTGGGGTGACGGTACTAGTGGTATTTCAAATGCAACTTTTCCTATATCCCATACATACACATCTGTAGGTTCTTATTTAATGAAAATAACAGCAGAAGGTAATAATGGCTGTAAAAACGAAAAAATATACACAGTAAGTAATTCCTCTAACCTTGTGGGGGGGTTTAGTCTTCCTGCTATTAAAGGAACACAATGTGCACCTGAATATAATTTTGCAATTTTAAATTGGGGAGAAAACTCTGATGATACAGAATATACTGTAGATTTTGGAGATGGTGAAGAAAAAACATTTACACATGCACAACTAAAATCAATAGACCCTACAGGTCTAAAAGATTTCCCTGTAATATACAACTACACAAAAGGGAGTTGCCCTACAGCAGATGGAAAATACACCGCTAAATTAACGGTTAAAAATGCATGCTATGAAAGAAGTTGGACTATTGATAATATATTTATAATACAAGCTTCTATACCCGATTTTGAAACAATAGACCGTGGCTGTATTAACGAATCTATTTCTTTTAAAAATATTTCTACAATTCTTGACAACCTTGACTGTAAAGATGAAGCTAAATTTACTTGGAATTTTGGTGATGGAACACCAGAAGTAATAGAAACATCAAAAACAACTGAATCACACACGTTTACTACACCAGGCACCTACACTGTTTCATTAACAGTGCAAGGAACTTGTAATCCTGTTACAATTACCAAAAAAATAGAAATTTTAGATAAACCCGTTATTACAAATACAGACTTAACCCAAGAAATTTGTTCTACTGAAAGTATTGCTGAAATTAATTTAACAGCTAATATTACAGGTACTACTTTTTCTTGGACAGCAACAGCAAGTAGTACAGATATTACTGGTTTTACAGCTAGTGGAGATACAGATGTAATTCCTGTAGAAAGATTAAGTAACGGAAGTGATATTATAGGTTTTGTTACTTATACTGTAACTCCTAGATCGGATATTTGCGATGGTGAACCTGTAGAATTTGTAATTACAGTAAACCCTGCACCCGTATTTACTAGTCAACCAGCTTCTTCTGAAATCTGTTTAGACGGAACAGCTACACTACTAGAGGTTGAGCATAAAAACGGAACAGGAACTCCAACTTATCAATGGTTTTCTAATACATCAAACTCAGCTATCGGAGGAACTCCAGTAGGCACAGACCCTACCTTTGTACCTCCAACTAACGCTGCAGGTACAACCCACTATTATGTAGAGGTTACTTTCCCTACTGGGGTTTGTGCTAAAATTACATCAAACGTAGCAAAAGTTGTTGTTGTACCTCAATTAATAGTAGATTCCGTATCTCTGCCACAAACAATCTGTATCGGAGGAACAACTCCATTAGAAATCACTTATACAAACGGAACAGGAACTCCTTCTTACAAATGGTTTTCTAATACGAGTAATACAAATACTGGAGGAACCGAAGTTGCAGTAACTACAGATAACACATATACCCCTGATGCATTTACTACTAACGGAGATTTCTATTTTTATGTAGAAATTTCTTTAAACGGAAACGGATGTTCTTCTAATGTAAGTGAACCATTTAAAGTTACCGTAATACCAGACCCAATTATTATCACACAACCAATTGTTAGCCAAGAAGTATGTCAAGGTGCTACAACATTAACTCCATTAACAGTTACTACTACTAGCGAAACAAGTTCTGATAAAAACTATCAATGGTACAAAAATGAAGATGATAACAACACTACCGGAACAGCAATTGCAGGTGCAACTTTTGCAACACACACTCCAACAACTACAGATGATGGTACTTTTTATTATTATGTGGTGGTTTCTCAACCAGAATCTGGTTGTAGTATTACCAGTGATACATCAAAATTAATAATAAATCCTACACCAATAATAACAGACCAACCAGATTCTTATACTCTTTGTTTGGGTGAAGGAGCAACTGCTTTAGAGGTTGTTTACGATAACGGAACAGGAACCTTAGAATGGTTTTCTAATACAGTAAATTCAGCTATTGGAGGAACTTCAGTTTCAACGAAGGACACTTATACTCCATCAGTTGATGTTCCCGGAACTATCTACTATTATGTAAAAATCACTTTTCCACCTGGTGGATGTTCTTCTGACATTACCTCTGAAGTAGCAAGTGTTACTGTTAATGAAACACCAGTAATTACATTAGCTTCTAAACAAGATATTTCGTGTTTTGGAGATACTACTGGTAGCATAGATATTGACGTTTCTGGAGGTTCACTGCCTTATACTTACAGCTGGACAACTACCGATGGAAGCGGATTAAATACAAGTGTAGAAGATCAAACTACATTAACTTCCGGAACCTATAACGTAATTGTTACAGATAAGTTAGGTTGTTCTAGAAATCAATCTATTGTTATAGAAGAACTATCTTCAGAAATAGAAGTAACAGTAGCAAAAACAAATATTGATCCTTGTATTGGATCTAATTTTGGAACCATTGATTTAACCGTAACTGGTGGTATTACTCCATATAAAATATCTTGGAGTAATTTAGCTAACGGTTTCTCATTAACCAACTTGCCGGCAGACACCTATGTTGCTACAATTACAGATGCTAATAATTGTGAGAAAATAGTTTCTATAGAAATTACACAGACTAATTTTGCCATAGCACCAGATGTAACACCAATTACCTGTATTGACGCAAATAATGCTACTATATCTTTAAATTTAACTGGAGATACTACAAACGTTACTGTATTATGGAATGATGATGCCGGAGCAGGTGTTAATAGAACAGGGCTTTCTCCTGGCACATATACTGTTAATATTGAAGATACAGTTGCAGGAGGCTGTCCGATAGAAGAAACTTTTATTATAACGAACCCATCAGAAATTACTGTTTCTGAAACACTAACAGATGACACAGATTGTAATATTGTTGGTAATGGTAGTATTGCTTTATCTGTTTTTGGAGGTCAATCTCCTTATACTTATCTATGGGATACTGGAGAAATAACTCCTAATTTAGCAAACCTACCTGCGGGAGATTATTCTGTAGAAATTACAGATACTAACGGATGTACCATAATAAAACAATTTAATATTTTTAGACAAGAACCTCTAGACTTAGACCTTGAAGAAACCGTAATTACAGACTGTGGTTTAGCAACCGTTAGCCATACAACAATAGCAAAAATAACTGGTGGTATTTCTCCATATACTTATGAATGGTCTGACGGAACAACAGATACTAATTTTACAACCACAGAAAGCGGAACGTATACATTAAAAATTACAGATGCTAATGGATGTACTAAAAGTGAAACCATTACAGTTAATCTACCCAAAATTGATGAGACAGATTTTAACTATAATTCATCTACATTAGAAACCTATAACTTACTTTCTATACAAGACCCAATACAGTTTCAATATGTAAGCCTTTCTACAAGTACATATTCTAGCATCACTTGGGATTTTGGAGATGGAAGTCCAATTGTTAGAGATGAAGAGGCTCCTAGTTACACGTATGATAAAGTAGGTACTTTTAAAGTAACCTTAAAAATAATATATGGTACTGGATGTGCAATAACTAAAGAGTACGACTTAAATATTACAACAGGCTATCTTTTAATTAGCCCAACTGCATTTACCCCTAATAACGATGGTTATAATGAAACAATAAGACCTTCTTTTAGAGGTTTATCAGAAATAGAAATGACTATTTATAATACTTGGGGAATTGCTATTTATACAGAAAAAGACATCGACTTAGAATTAAAAGGATGGGACGGAACAATAAAAGGAGTTCCTTCTGAAAACGGAAATTACATAATGGTTGTAAAAGCACTTACTTTTTACAATAAAGCAATAACAACATCTACACCTATAACACTTATAAAATAA